A part of Streptomyces sp. NBC_01451 genomic DNA contains:
- the rbfA gene encoding 30S ribosome-binding factor RbfA — MADNARAKRLADLIREVVAKKLQRGIKDPRLGTHVTITDTRVTGDLREATVFYTVYGDDEDRAAAAAGLESAKGVLRSAVGQAAGVKFTPTLTFIADALPDTSKKIEDLLDKARASDEQVRQASAGAAFAGDADPYKKPDDEDDTAGTDDTAE; from the coding sequence GTGGCCGACAACGCGCGGGCGAAGAGGTTGGCTGACCTCATCCGAGAGGTGGTGGCCAAGAAGCTGCAGCGCGGGATCAAGGACCCGCGGCTCGGCACCCACGTCACCATCACGGACACCCGGGTCACCGGGGACCTCCGGGAGGCGACCGTCTTCTACACGGTCTACGGCGACGACGAGGACCGGGCAGCAGCCGCCGCCGGCCTGGAGAGTGCCAAGGGCGTCCTGCGTTCCGCCGTCGGTCAGGCCGCGGGCGTGAAGTTCACGCCGACCCTGACCTTCATCGCGGACGCGCTCCCGGACACCTCCAAGAAGATCGAGGACCTCCTCGACAAGGCCCGGGCGTCCGACGAGCAGGTGCGCCAGGCGTCCGCGGGCGCCGCGTTCGCCGGTGACGCGGACCCGTACAAGAAGCCGGACGACGAGGACGACACCGCAGGGACGGACGACACCGCCGAATGA
- a CDS encoding DUF503 domain-containing protein has translation MYVGTLSFDLLLGDVRSLKEKRSVVRPIVAELQRKYAVSAAEVEHLDLHRRAGIGLAVVAGDVGHITDVLDQCERLVAGRPEVELLSVRRRLHGDDD, from the coding sequence ATGTACGTGGGGACTCTGTCCTTCGACCTCCTGCTCGGCGACGTACGCTCGCTGAAGGAGAAGCGCTCCGTCGTCCGCCCGATCGTCGCCGAGCTCCAGCGCAAGTACGCGGTGAGCGCGGCCGAGGTCGAACACCTGGACCTGCACCGAAGAGCCGGCATCGGCCTGGCGGTCGTGGCCGGGGACGTGGGGCACATCACCGATGTGCTGGACCAGTGCGAGCGACTGGTGGCCGGGCGCCCCGAGGTGGAACTGCTGTCCGTACGACGGCGCCTCCACGGCGACGACGACTGA
- a CDS encoding serine protease, whose amino-acid sequence MAGRGPRAGGGRRPSAGARETREGETVGEPAGASLVKVCDLAGRLRGTGFVADHHGTLITSHEAVDGLARLVLHGAADRVCVVSAADAVTPLPALGLALVHTEGLGADPLPVSVRDRVATGTYVRIAAGGWREARVLGTTDVMYTATDRFHLLPDALELAIGTAGSDALRLGGGAAGGPVLDRTTGAVLGVLGTALLPQPTGEPAEPAGHRAAGFAIPLRDRRAAGLGPLADLLARNAATVPAYGADLNLAGVLELTATSVGSDGPPGALAGFVGRASGGLDAGAVEPVERAELARELKDFTAARESPAVVLGLVGAPGSGRTTELAALAARRHRDTEPAPTLWLRGADLRDDDTSVADAARRALDRAGRIVAASGTPGADPDDITPEALARLAHDNGRPLLLLLDGPEEMPPLLAHRAPEWTRATEEWLHEANARLVMACRPEYWEQTGTLSSARPGVPPPGEPEDEAVQAEGGSPRGGRAGETTTRPPHPPRHRHLHLTDLTEAEAHQARTRYAVPPTALTPEDARHPLTLRLLSEVRAALPALPDSPTTPRLDRHDVFTAYLDLMCLRIAVRLAAENGLRGTPVRRLAAKVSGQIHEAARRSLGPGQGELDRASFESVFPWGPAPARLGGGTGWASAVLTEGLLVPAGTGYRFAHEELADWIQGMHLDLDEALHALVHRRRPGNGKDTAPVPVPHHRIGPVVQSLLLLARQHGAPELAHRLRELVQALDPGPASRTPASAWWAIHLLTEALRHVPDATPYTHVLRLLADHIVARRRQNRTVPPELGPPFWTALRLPEAARFDLLRRLVVGDEPPARSDQPRYLDAVAQLLAADPTAVQPLLARWFDDERPLPATPDATVATAAQALLHTHRHRAPDDLLEALVDSAHPRGDELLAVLAEEEPSAVCRAVDRWAHDERPARRVAAVAYGPRAASHVRTEADRDLLSYAALALLARPADRTLHGGALALLVHDPRTRERHLPQALRHFTSGDPQLPPSALIVALATHPEPVLDAFRARLLGPAPGDTLSTLADATTPALAHRVATLVGEVVERRPETAGHLAAYVNGRLDHGPTVRPVLLPLVDGLLDGGPAPVRAALATVLAGPGAPASHALRHELLEALLSREHDPTVLDALLRAVVGGATGHDESRTRGLVHRCGLLLVRTPDGATRFDCVLVELARRVPGFAALMAGWLTDTPGEWAAVVGPSTHRMIENLAGVRVPA is encoded by the coding sequence ATGGCGGGACGGGGCCCGCGCGCCGGGGGCGGCCGTCGGCCGTCGGCCGGTGCGCGCGAGACACGGGAGGGCGAAACCGTCGGCGAGCCCGCCGGCGCGTCGCTCGTGAAGGTGTGCGACCTGGCCGGACGCCTTCGCGGCACGGGCTTCGTGGCCGACCACCACGGCACGCTGATCACCAGCCACGAGGCGGTCGACGGCTTGGCCCGGCTGGTTCTGCACGGCGCCGCCGACCGCGTGTGCGTGGTGTCCGCGGCGGATGCCGTGACCCCCCTTCCGGCTCTCGGTCTGGCCCTGGTGCACACCGAGGGCCTGGGCGCCGACCCGCTTCCCGTCTCCGTCCGGGACCGCGTCGCGACCGGAACATATGTACGGATCGCGGCGGGCGGCTGGCGCGAGGCGCGGGTGCTCGGCACGACCGACGTCATGTACACGGCCACGGACCGCTTCCATCTCCTCCCCGACGCCCTGGAGTTGGCGATCGGCACGGCGGGCAGCGACGCGCTGCGACTGGGCGGCGGCGCGGCCGGGGGACCGGTGCTCGACCGTACGACGGGAGCGGTGCTGGGGGTACTGGGCACCGCCCTGCTGCCGCAGCCCACGGGCGAGCCGGCGGAACCGGCCGGACACCGCGCGGCCGGGTTCGCGATCCCGTTGCGCGACCGGCGGGCAGCCGGGCTCGGACCCCTCGCCGACCTCCTCGCCCGCAACGCGGCGACGGTGCCGGCCTACGGCGCCGACCTCAACCTCGCGGGCGTCCTGGAACTGACGGCCACCTCGGTGGGCTCGGACGGACCGCCGGGCGCCCTGGCGGGCTTCGTGGGCCGCGCCTCGGGCGGCCTGGACGCGGGCGCGGTCGAGCCGGTCGAACGGGCGGAACTGGCAAGGGAGTTGAAGGATTTCACGGCCGCGCGAGAGTCCCCGGCCGTCGTCCTCGGCCTGGTCGGGGCCCCGGGCAGCGGCCGTACGACGGAACTCGCGGCCCTGGCCGCCCGCCGCCACCGGGACACGGAACCGGCCCCCACCCTGTGGCTGCGCGGCGCCGACCTGCGCGACGACGACACGTCGGTGGCGGACGCGGCCCGCCGCGCGCTGGACCGCGCGGGCCGGATCGTGGCCGCGTCGGGCACACCCGGCGCCGACCCGGACGACATCACCCCGGAAGCCCTGGCCCGCCTCGCCCACGACAACGGCCGCCCCCTCCTGCTCCTCCTCGACGGCCCCGAGGAAATGCCGCCGCTCCTCGCGCACCGTGCCCCCGAATGGACGAGGGCGACGGAGGAATGGCTCCACGAAGCGAACGCCCGCCTGGTGATGGCCTGCCGCCCGGAGTACTGGGAACAGACGGGCACCCTGTCCTCGGCCCGTCCGGGGGTCCCCCCTCCGGGGGAGCCTGAGGACGAGGCCGTTCAGGCCGAAGGGGGGTCCCCCAGAGGGGGCCGCGCGGGCGAAACCACCACACGCCCACCACACCCCCCGCGCCACCGCCACCTCCACCTCACCGACCTCACCGAAGCTGAAGCCCACCAGGCCCGGACCCGCTACGCCGTCCCCCCGACCGCCCTCACCCCCGAGGACGCCCGCCACCCCCTCACCCTCCGCCTCCTCTCCGAGGTCCGCGCAGCTCTCCCCGCCCTTCCCGACAGCCCCACCACCCCCCGCCTCGACCGCCACGACGTCTTCACCGCCTACCTCGACCTGATGTGCCTCCGCATCGCCGTCCGCCTCGCCGCCGAGAACGGCCTGCGCGGCACCCCCGTACGCCGCCTCGCCGCCAAGGTCTCCGGCCAGATCCACGAGGCCGCCCGCCGCAGTCTGGGACCCGGACAGGGCGAGCTGGACCGGGCCTCCTTCGAGTCCGTGTTCCCCTGGGGCCCCGCACCGGCCCGCCTGGGCGGCGGCACCGGCTGGGCGTCCGCCGTCCTCACCGAGGGTCTCCTCGTCCCCGCAGGCACCGGCTACCGCTTCGCCCACGAGGAACTCGCCGACTGGATCCAGGGCATGCACCTGGACCTCGACGAGGCGCTGCACGCCCTGGTCCACCGGCGCCGCCCAGGGAACGGCAAGGACACGGCCCCCGTCCCCGTACCGCACCACCGCATCGGGCCCGTCGTCCAGTCCCTCCTGCTCCTCGCCCGACAGCACGGAGCACCCGAACTCGCGCACCGGCTGCGGGAGTTGGTGCAGGCACTTGACCCCGGGCCCGCCTCCCGCACCCCGGCCTCGGCCTGGTGGGCGATTCACCTCCTCACCGAAGCGCTCCGCCACGTCCCCGACGCGACCCCGTACACCCATGTCCTGCGGCTCCTCGCCGACCACATCGTGGCCCGCCGCCGACAGAACCGGACGGTGCCACCGGAGTTGGGTCCCCCCTTCTGGACCGCGCTCCGGCTCCCCGAAGCCGCCCGCTTCGACCTGCTCCGCCGACTCGTCGTCGGCGACGAACCTCCGGCCCGGTCCGACCAGCCCCGCTACCTGGACGCCGTGGCCCAGCTGCTCGCCGCCGACCCCACCGCCGTACAACCGCTCCTCGCCCGCTGGTTCGACGACGAGCGTCCGCTGCCCGCGACGCCCGACGCGACCGTGGCGACCGCCGCCCAGGCACTGCTCCACACCCACCGTCACCGGGCCCCGGACGACCTGCTCGAAGCGCTCGTCGACAGCGCGCACCCGCGCGGGGACGAACTCCTCGCCGTACTCGCCGAGGAGGAGCCGTCCGCCGTCTGCCGGGCCGTGGACCGGTGGGCGCACGACGAGCGGCCGGCCCGGCGGGTCGCGGCGGTGGCGTACGGGCCGCGTGCCGCGTCCCATGTGCGCACGGAAGCCGACCGCGACCTCCTGAGCTACGCCGCCCTCGCCCTGCTCGCCCGTCCCGCCGACCGCACGCTGCACGGCGGTGCGCTCGCGCTCCTCGTCCATGATCCGCGCACCCGGGAGCGTCATCTCCCGCAGGCGTTGCGGCACTTCACTTCCGGCGACCCCCAACTGCCGCCGAGCGCCCTGATCGTCGCCCTGGCGACCCACCCCGAACCGGTCCTCGACGCGTTCCGGGCCAGGCTGCTCGGGCCGGCGCCGGGCGACACCCTGAGCACCCTCGCCGACGCCACGACCCCGGCCCTGGCCCACCGGGTCGCCACCCTCGTAGGGGAGGTGGTGGAACGGCGCCCGGAGACCGCCGGGCACCTGGCCGCGTACGTCAACGGGCGCCTGGACCACGGCCCCACCGTCCGGCCCGTACTCCTCCCACTGGTCGACGGCCTCCTCGACGGCGGCCCGGCACCGGTCCGCGCGGCCCTCGCGACCGTGCTGGCCGGGCCCGGGGCCCCCGCCTCCCACGCCCTCCGTCATGAACTCCTCGAAGCCCTCCTGTCCCGGGAGCACGACCCCACCGTCCTCGACGCGCTGCTCCGCGCCGTCGTGGGGGGCGCGACCGGCCACGACGAGTCGCGCACCCGGGGACTCGTGCACCGCTGCGGCCTGCTCCTCGTACGCACTCCGGACGGGGCGACGCGTTTCGACTGTGTCCTGGTCGAGTTGGCCCGTCGGGTGCCCGGATTCGCGGCGCTGATGGCGGGCTGGCTGACCGACACACCCGGGGAGTGGGCAGCCGTGGTCGGCCCCAGCACCCACCGCATGATCGAGAACCTGGCGGGGGTACGGGTCCCCGCGTGA
- the truB gene encoding tRNA pseudouridine(55) synthase TruB, which yields MTQKNTRTPDGLVIVDKPSGFTSHDVVAKMRGIARTRRVGHAGTLDPMATGVLVLGVERATKLLGHLALTEKEYLGTVRLGQNTLTDDAEGDITSSTDASGVTREAVDAGVAKLTGRIMQVPSKVSAIKINGVRSYKRAREGEEFEIPARPVTVSSFAVYDVREAVAADGTPVLDLVVSVVCSSGTYIRALARDLGADLGVGGHLTALRRTRVGPYKLDGARTLDQLQQELTVMPIAEAATAAFPRWDVDERRARLLTNGVRLEMPEQYTGAGAVAVFDPTGQFLALVEEEKGKAKSLAVFV from the coding sequence ATGACGCAGAAGAACACCAGGACGCCCGACGGGCTTGTCATTGTCGACAAGCCGTCGGGCTTCACTTCGCACGACGTGGTCGCCAAGATGCGCGGGATCGCCAGGACCCGCCGCGTCGGACACGCCGGAACCCTCGACCCCATGGCCACGGGCGTGCTCGTCCTCGGAGTGGAACGGGCGACCAAGCTCCTCGGCCACCTCGCGCTGACCGAGAAGGAGTACCTGGGCACCGTCCGCCTCGGACAGAACACGCTCACCGACGACGCCGAGGGGGACATCACCTCCTCCACCGACGCCTCCGGGGTCACCCGCGAGGCCGTCGACGCCGGCGTCGCCAAGCTGACCGGCCGCATCATGCAGGTGCCGTCCAAGGTCAGCGCCATCAAGATCAACGGCGTGCGCTCCTACAAACGGGCCCGTGAGGGCGAGGAGTTCGAGATCCCGGCCCGCCCGGTCACCGTCTCCTCCTTCGCGGTGTACGACGTCCGGGAAGCCGTCGCCGCCGACGGCACCCCCGTACTCGACCTGGTCGTGTCGGTGGTGTGCTCCTCCGGTACGTACATCCGTGCGCTGGCCCGGGACCTGGGCGCCGATCTCGGGGTCGGCGGTCACCTCACCGCGCTGCGCCGGACGCGGGTCGGCCCGTACAAGCTGGACGGCGCCCGGACGCTCGACCAGTTGCAGCAGGAGCTGACGGTGATGCCGATCGCCGAGGCGGCCACCGCCGCGTTCCCGCGCTGGGACGTGGACGAGCGGCGGGCGCGGCTGCTGACGAACGGCGTACGGCTGGAGATGCCCGAGCAGTACACGGGTGCGGGTGCTGTGGCCGTCTTCGACCCCACCGGGCAGTTCCTCGCCCTGGTGGAGGAGGAGAAGGGCAAGGCGAAGAGCCTCGCCGTCTTCGTCTGA
- the infB gene encoding translation initiation factor IF-2: protein MAKVRVYELAKEFGVESKAVMAKLQELGEFVRSASSTIEAPVVRKLTDAFQGGSSAKPGAPRKAAPKPGAPSPAQSARPAAPRPPAPKPAVAESPAAPVAPSAPSAPVTPAAPAAQGSRPTPGPKPAPKPVVAAPAAPEFTAPPSAPVTPAAAQAPRPSTGARPGAPRPGARPSGPGQDRGQGQGQDRGQDRGQGRGERPGAPRPAGQGAPRPGGARPAGPRPGNNPFTSGGSTGMARPQTPRPGGAPRPGGQGGPGAPGGAPRPQGAGGGQGAPRPQGAGGGRPSPGGMPRPQGGPGGAPRPGGGPGGNRPNPGMMPQRPAAGSPRPGGGPGGRGPGGGGGRPGGPGGGAGGRPGGGGGGFAGRPAGPGGGGGGFAGRPGGPGGGGGGFAGRPGGPGGGGGGRPGFGGRPGGPGARGGTQGAFGRPGGPARRGRKSKRQRRQEYEAMQAPSVGGVMLPRGNGQSVRLSRGASLTDFAEKIGANPASLVGVMMNLGEMVTATQSVSDETLKLLADEMNFVLEIVSPEEEDRELLESFDIEFGEDEGGEEFLVARPPVVTVMGHVDHGKTRLLDTIRKTNVVAGEAGGITQHIGAYQVATVVNDEERRITFIDTPGHEAFTAMRARGAKSTDIAILVVAANDGVMPQTIEALNHAKAAGVPIVVAVNKIDVEGADPTKVRGQLTEFGLVAEEYGGDTMFVDISAKQGLNIEALLEAVVLTADASLDLRANPEQDAQGIAIESHLDKGRGAVATVLVQRGTLRVGDTMVVGDAYGRVRAMLDDKGDNVEEAGPSTPVLVLGLTNVPGAGDNFLVVDEDRTARQIAEKRAARERNANFARRGVRFSLENLDEALKAGLVQELNLIIKGDASGSVEALESSLLQLDVGEEVDIRVLHRGVGAVTESDIDLATGSDAIVIGFNVRAAGRAAQMAEREGVDVRYYSVIYQAIEEIEAALKGMLKPEYEEVELGTAEIREVFRSSKLGNIAGVLVRSGEVKRNTKARLLRDGKVIAESLTISGLRRFKDDVTEIREGFEGGINLGNFNDIKVDDVIATYEMREKPRG, encoded by the coding sequence GTGGCTAAGGTCCGGGTATACGAACTCGCCAAGGAGTTCGGGGTGGAGAGCAAGGCTGTCATGGCCAAGCTCCAGGAACTCGGTGAATTCGTCCGATCGGCATCCTCGACGATCGAGGCGCCAGTAGTACGCAAGTTGACAGACGCCTTCCAGGGCGGGAGCAGCGCCAAGCCCGGCGCCCCCCGCAAGGCGGCTCCCAAGCCCGGCGCGCCCTCCCCGGCGCAGTCGGCCCGTCCGGCTGCCCCGCGGCCGCCGGCTCCCAAGCCCGCCGTGGCGGAGAGCCCCGCGGCTCCCGTCGCGCCCAGTGCGCCGAGCGCCCCGGTCACTCCGGCCGCCCCGGCCGCCCAGGGCTCACGTCCGACGCCGGGCCCCAAGCCCGCGCCGAAGCCGGTTGTCGCCGCGCCGGCCGCGCCGGAGTTCACCGCTCCGCCGTCGGCCCCGGTCACTCCGGCCGCCGCACAGGCTCCGCGTCCCAGCACCGGTGCCCGTCCGGGTGCCCCGCGTCCCGGCGCCCGTCCCTCGGGTCCCGGTCAGGACCGGGGGCAGGGTCAGGGCCAGGACCGCGGTCAGGACCGTGGCCAGGGCCGCGGTGAACGTCCGGGCGCCCCGCGTCCGGCCGGCCAGGGCGCTCCGCGTCCCGGCGGTGCCCGTCCGGCCGGTCCTCGACCGGGCAACAACCCCTTCACGTCCGGTGGTTCCACCGGGATGGCGCGTCCGCAGACGCCCCGTCCGGGCGGTGCCCCGCGTCCCGGCGGCCAGGGTGGCCCCGGTGCTCCCGGCGGCGCTCCGCGTCCGCAGGGCGCCGGCGGCGGCCAGGGCGCTCCCCGTCCGCAGGGTGCGGGTGGCGGGCGTCCGAGCCCGGGCGGCATGCCTCGTCCGCAGGGTGGTCCCGGTGGCGCTCCGCGTCCCGGTGGCGGCCCCGGTGGCAACCGTCCCAACCCCGGCATGATGCCGCAGCGTCCCGCTGCGGGCAGCCCGCGTCCCGGTGGCGGCCCTGGTGGCCGTGGTCCCGGTGGCGGCGGCGGTCGTCCCGGTGGTCCCGGTGGCGGTGCAGGCGGTCGTCCCGGTGGCGGTGGCGGCGGTTTCGCCGGCCGTCCGGCCGGTCCCGGTGGCGGCGGTGGCGGTTTCGCCGGTCGTCCCGGTGGTCCCGGTGGCGGTGGCGGCGGTTTCGCCGGTCGTCCGGGTGGTCCCGGTGGTGGCGGTGGCGGTCGTCCCGGCTTCGGTGGCCGTCCCGGTGGTCCGGGTGCCCGTGGTGGCACGCAGGGCGCCTTCGGCCGTCCCGGTGGTCCCGCGCGTCGCGGTCGCAAGTCGAAGCGGCAGAGGCGCCAGGAGTACGAGGCCATGCAGGCCCCGTCGGTCGGCGGCGTGATGCTGCCGCGCGGCAACGGACAGTCCGTCCGCCTGTCGCGTGGTGCCTCCCTGACCGACTTCGCCGAGAAGATCGGCGCCAACCCGGCGTCGCTCGTCGGCGTGATGATGAACCTCGGCGAGATGGTCACCGCCACGCAGTCCGTCTCCGACGAGACGCTGAAGCTCCTCGCGGACGAGATGAACTTCGTCCTCGAGATCGTCAGCCCCGAGGAGGAGGACCGCGAGCTGCTCGAGTCCTTCGACATCGAGTTCGGCGAGGACGAGGGTGGCGAGGAGTTCCTCGTCGCGCGTCCGCCGGTCGTGACCGTCATGGGTCACGTCGACCACGGTAAGACCCGCCTTCTCGACACCATCCGCAAGACGAACGTCGTCGCGGGCGAGGCCGGCGGTATCACGCAGCACATCGGTGCGTACCAGGTCGCGACCGTCGTCAACGACGAAGAGCGTCGCATCACCTTCATCGACACCCCCGGTCACGAGGCGTTCACCGCCATGCGTGCCCGTGGTGCCAAGTCGACCGACATCGCGATCCTCGTGGTGGCGGCCAACGACGGTGTGATGCCCCAGACGATCGAGGCGTTGAACCACGCCAAGGCGGCCGGTGTGCCGATCGTGGTCGCGGTCAACAAGATCGACGTCGAGGGCGCCGACCCGACCAAGGTGCGCGGTCAGCTCACCGAGTTCGGTCTGGTGGCCGAGGAGTACGGCGGCGACACGATGTTCGTCGACATCTCCGCCAAGCAGGGCCTCAACATCGAGGCTCTTCTGGAGGCCGTGGTCCTCACCGCGGACGCCTCGCTCGACCTGCGGGCCAACCCGGAGCAGGACGCGCAGGGCATCGCGATCGAGTCCCACCTGGACAAGGGCCGCGGCGCCGTCGCGACCGTCCTGGTCCAGCGAGGCACCCTGCGGGTCGGCGACACCATGGTGGTCGGCGACGCGTACGGCCGTGTCCGCGCGATGCTCGACGACAAGGGCGACAACGTGGAAGAGGCGGGTCCCTCGACCCCGGTCCTCGTCCTCGGTCTCACCAACGTCCCGGGCGCCGGCGACAACTTCCTCGTCGTCGACGAGGACCGCACGGCGCGTCAGATCGCCGAGAAGAGGGCGGCGCGCGAGCGCAACGCCAACTTCGCCCGCCGGGGTGTCCGGTTCTCCCTGGAGAACCTGGACGAGGCCCTCAAGGCCGGTCTGGTGCAGGAACTCAACCTCATCATCAAGGGCGACGCGTCCGGTTCGGTGGAGGCTCTCGAGTCCTCGCTGCTCCAGCTCGACGTCGGCGAAGAGGTCGACATCCGCGTCCTGCACCGCGGTGTGGGTGCCGTCACCGAGTCGGACATCGACCTGGCGACCGGCTCCGACGCCATCGTCATCGGCTTCAACGTCCGCGCTGCGGGCCGCGCGGCACAGATGGCGGAGCGCGAAGGCGTGGACGTCCGGTACTACTCGGTGATCTACCAGGCCATCGAGGAGATCGAAGCGGCCCTCAAGGGCATGCTCAAGCCGGAGTACGAAGAGGTCGAGCTCGGCACGGCGGAGATCCGCGAGGTCTTCCGCTCGTCCAAGCTGGGCAACATCGCCGGTGTGCTGGTCCGCTCCGGCGAGGTCAAGCGCAACACCAAGGCGCGGTTGCTGCGCGATGGCAAGGTCATCGCGGAGAGCCTCACCATCTCCGGTCTGCGTCGCTTCAAGGACGACGTCACCGAGATCCGCGAAGGCTTCGAGGGCGGTATCAACCTCGGAAACTTCAACGACATCAAGGTCGACGACGTCATCGCGACGTACGAGATGCGGGAGAAGCCGCGCGGCTGA